The proteins below are encoded in one region of Desulfovibrio sp. X2:
- a CDS encoding aldo/keto reductase: MTLERRRLGTQGLAVSAVGLGCMGMSQSYGPADEDECIATLHRAIELGCDFFDTAEVYGPFANEELLGKAFHDRRDKVTIATKIGFRIEGGKRVAGLDSRPEHIREAVEGSLKRLRTDRIDLLYQHRVDPAVPMEEVAGTVGELVRQGKVRYFGLSEAGVANIRRAHAVHPVSVVQSEYSLWERNMEQEVLPAMRGLGIGLVPFAPLGRGFLTGTAKRAEDYPEDDFRRTDPRYVGGNFDANMAAAGKVREIAAAAGVKPGQIALAWILHKGEDIVPIPGTKHRAYLEENVAAASIRLDAAQLAALDAALPPGTVQGERYTPQMMATVDR; the protein is encoded by the coding sequence ATGACGCTCGAACGACGCAGACTTGGAACGCAGGGGCTCGCGGTCTCGGCCGTGGGGCTCGGCTGCATGGGCATGAGCCAGTCCTACGGACCGGCGGACGAGGACGAGTGCATCGCCACGCTGCACCGGGCCATCGAGCTCGGCTGCGACTTTTTCGACACGGCCGAGGTCTACGGGCCGTTCGCCAACGAGGAGCTGCTCGGCAAGGCCTTCCACGACCGGCGCGACAAGGTGACCATCGCCACCAAGATCGGCTTCCGCATCGAGGGCGGCAAGCGCGTCGCCGGGCTCGACAGCCGTCCCGAGCACATCCGCGAGGCCGTCGAGGGATCGCTCAAGCGGCTTCGCACCGACCGCATCGACCTGCTCTACCAGCACCGCGTGGACCCGGCCGTGCCCATGGAGGAGGTGGCCGGGACCGTGGGCGAGCTGGTGCGCCAGGGCAAGGTGCGCTACTTCGGCCTGTCCGAGGCGGGCGTGGCCAACATCCGCCGGGCGCACGCCGTGCATCCGGTCTCCGTGGTGCAGAGCGAGTATTCGCTGTGGGAGCGCAACATGGAACAGGAGGTGCTCCCGGCCATGCGCGGGCTCGGCATCGGCCTCGTGCCCTTCGCCCCGCTCGGCCGCGGCTTCCTGACCGGCACGGCCAAACGCGCCGAGGACTACCCGGAGGACGACTTCCGCCGCACGGACCCGCGCTACGTGGGCGGGAACTTCGACGCCAACATGGCCGCCGCCGGGAAGGTGCGGGAGATAGCCGCGGCCGCGGGCGTGAAGCCCGGGCAGATCGCCCTCGCCTGGATCCTGCACAAGGGCGAGGACATCGTGCCCATCCCCGGAACCAAGCACCGCGCCTACCTCGAGGAGAACGTGGCCGCGGCCTCCATCCGCCTCGACGCGGCGCAGCTCGCGGCGCTGGACGCGGCCCTGCCCCCCGGCACCGTCCAGGGCGAGCGCTACACCCCCCAGATGATGGCCACGGTGGACCGCTAG
- a CDS encoding cysteine hydrolase family protein — translation MPITKLDRVAALIVVDLQNGITAMPTADPAEEIVARAARLAEAFRARGLPVVLVNVTARAPGRTEAPAGQLPSDPKWFELVPELAVQPGDLRVTKQCWGAFLGSSLDEMLRGLGATQVVLCGISTSVGVESTARSAYDLGYNVALVTDAMTDRDPEAHANSVARIFPRLGETASTDDVLRLLELR, via the coding sequence ATGCCCATCACCAAGCTGGACCGCGTCGCGGCCCTCATCGTCGTGGACCTGCAAAACGGCATCACGGCCATGCCCACGGCCGATCCGGCAGAGGAGATCGTAGCCCGCGCGGCGCGGCTCGCCGAGGCCTTCCGGGCGCGCGGCCTGCCCGTGGTCCTGGTCAACGTCACGGCCCGCGCGCCGGGCCGCACCGAGGCCCCGGCCGGGCAGCTGCCCTCCGACCCCAAGTGGTTCGAGCTCGTGCCGGAGCTTGCAGTACAGCCGGGCGACCTGCGCGTCACCAAGCAGTGCTGGGGCGCCTTCCTCGGCTCCTCGCTGGACGAGATGCTGCGCGGGCTCGGCGCGACCCAGGTCGTGCTCTGCGGCATCTCCACCAGCGTGGGCGTGGAGTCCACGGCGCGCAGCGCCTACGACCTGGGCTACAACGTGGCCCTGGTCACGGACGCCATGACCGACCGCGACCCCGAGGCGCACGCGAACAGCGTCGCGCGCATCTTCCCCCGCCTGGGCGAGACCGCGTCCACGGACGACGTCCTGCGCCTCTTGGAGTTGCGCTAG